From Chryseobacterium shandongense, the proteins below share one genomic window:
- the rpsA gene encoding 30S ribosomal protein S1, with product MSKETNSAELILNQNVAPEQFDWDSFESGLDADARKEKSDLEEIYNGSLNNLDDNDVLVGKVVRLTDKEAIVDINFKSEGVISLNEFRYNQGLKVGDEVEVMVDRREDKTGQLQLSHRKARTLKAWDKVNELHETGEIVNGFVKSRTKGGMIVDVHGIEAFLPGSQIDVKPIKDYDQFVGKTMEFKVVKINPEFKNVVVSHKALIEADIEGQKKEIIAQLEKGQVLEGTVKNITSYGVFIDLGGVDGLIHITDLSWSRVNHPSEILEDGQTVKVVILDFDDEKTRIQLGMKQLEAHPWDALSADLKVGDKVKGKVVVLADYGAFVEIAPGVEGLIHVSEMSWSTHLRSAGDFVKVGDEVEAEVLTLDREDRKISLGIKQLSKDPWENIEAKYPVGSKHVGTVRNFTNFGVFVELEEGIDGLIYISDLSWTKKIKHPSEFCAVGDKLDVVVLELDIQARRLSLGHKQLTENPWDAFETKYAEGTIHAGKAVEVHDKGASVQFEDAEVEAFCPSRLLEKEDGSKIKKGEEADFKVIEFNKEFKRVVVSHTGIFRDEEKKNVRESSNNRSNNNSSSNNEERSTLGDIDALAELKRKMEEGK from the coding sequence ATGTCAAAAGAGACAAATTCAGCAGAATTAATATTAAACCAAAACGTAGCACCTGAACAATTTGACTGGGATTCTTTCGAGTCCGGTCTTGATGCTGATGCTAGAAAAGAGAAAAGCGATCTTGAAGAAATCTACAACGGATCTTTAAACAACCTTGACGATAACGACGTATTGGTTGGTAAAGTTGTTAGATTAACTGACAAAGAGGCTATCGTAGACATCAACTTCAAATCTGAAGGTGTTATTTCTCTAAACGAATTCCGTTACAACCAAGGCCTTAAAGTAGGTGACGAGGTAGAAGTAATGGTAGACAGAAGAGAAGACAAAACCGGTCAGTTACAATTATCTCACAGAAAAGCAAGAACGCTTAAAGCTTGGGATAAAGTAAACGAGCTTCACGAAACTGGTGAAATCGTAAACGGTTTTGTAAAATCAAGAACTAAAGGAGGTATGATCGTAGACGTTCACGGAATCGAAGCATTCTTACCTGGTTCTCAAATCGACGTTAAGCCAATCAAAGATTACGATCAGTTCGTAGGTAAAACTATGGAGTTCAAAGTTGTGAAAATCAACCCTGAGTTCAAAAACGTAGTAGTATCTCACAAAGCATTGATCGAAGCAGATATCGAAGGTCAGAAAAAAGAAATCATCGCGCAGCTTGAAAAAGGTCAGGTTCTTGAAGGTACTGTTAAGAATATTACTTCTTACGGTGTATTCATCGACTTAGGTGGTGTAGACGGATTGATCCACATTACAGACCTTTCTTGGTCTAGAGTGAACCACCCGTCTGAAATCCTTGAAGACGGACAAACTGTGAAAGTGGTTATCCTTGACTTTGATGATGAGAAAACAAGAATCCAGTTAGGTATGAAGCAGTTAGAAGCTCATCCGTGGGATGCTCTTTCTGCTGACTTAAAAGTTGGTGATAAAGTAAAAGGTAAAGTGGTTGTTCTTGCTGACTATGGTGCATTCGTAGAAATCGCTCCAGGTGTTGAAGGATTGATCCACGTTTCTGAAATGTCTTGGTCTACTCACTTGAGATCTGCTGGTGACTTCGTGAAAGTAGGTGATGAAGTTGAAGCTGAAGTATTAACTTTAGATAGAGAAGACAGAAAAATTTCTTTAGGTATCAAGCAATTAAGCAAAGATCCATGGGAAAATATCGAAGCTAAATATCCTGTAGGATCTAAGCATGTAGGAACTGTTAGAAACTTTACTAACTTCGGTGTATTTGTAGAGCTAGAAGAAGGTATCGACGGTTTAATCTACATCTCTGATCTTTCTTGGACTAAGAAAATCAAGCACCCATCTGAATTCTGTGCAGTTGGTGATAAGTTAGATGTTGTAGTTCTTGAACTTGACATCCAGGCTAGAAGATTATCTCTAGGTCACAAGCAATTAACAGAAAACCCTTGGGATGCATTCGAAACAAAATATGCTGAAGGAACAATCCACGCTGGTAAAGCGGTAGAAGTTCACGATAAAGGAGCTTCTGTACAGTTCGAAGATGCTGAGGTTGAAGCATTCTGCCCATCAAGATTGTTAGAGAAGGAAGACGGATCTAAAATCAAGAAAGGTGAAGAGGCTGATTTCAAAGTAATCGAATTCAACAAAGAATTCAAGAGAGTAGTAGTTTCTCACACAGGTATCTTCAGAGATGAAGAGAAAAAGAATGTAAGAGAATCTTCTAACAACAGATCTAATAACAATTCATCTTCAAATAATGAAGAGAGATCAACTCTTGGAGATATCGATGCATTAGCTGAATTAAAAAGAAAAATGGAAGAAGGTAAATAA
- a CDS encoding DEAD/DEAH box helicase, protein MELQSIYEKLQIQDMNQMQKSTYKSTEKDQDIVLLSPTGSGKTLAFLFPLLRNLKKNVSGIQALVLVPARELALQIEQVFKSMGTDFKVSVCYGGHDKKIEVNNLIEAPAVLIGTPGRVVYHLRNNNFDPKTIQTLVLDEFDKALELGFHDDMEFICQSLKGLSQRMLTSATAMDEIPAFTGLKNEKVINFLKLNEVKPDIQLKRVMTTSEEKLDTLFNLICKIGNKRTLIFCNHRDAVDRISELLRQKGIDRETFHGGMEQDERERALLKFRNDSARILITTDLAARGLDIPEVESIVHYQLPPKEDAFIHRNGRTARMNAKGFAYLIMTEEENFPFIKNDTQVESVGGFEKVPEKTPFQTIYISAGKKDKVNKVDIVGYLLKKGELQKDDVGLIEVKDTTSYVAVSRNKVSPVLRKLANEKLKGKKVKIEVAY, encoded by the coding sequence ATGGAACTACAATCTATTTATGAAAAACTGCAGATTCAGGATATGAATCAGATGCAGAAATCTACCTATAAATCGACAGAGAAAGATCAGGATATTGTTTTGCTGTCTCCTACCGGTTCGGGAAAAACGCTTGCTTTTTTATTTCCACTACTGAGAAATTTAAAGAAAAACGTTTCGGGAATTCAGGCTTTGGTATTGGTTCCGGCAAGAGAACTTGCATTGCAGATCGAACAGGTTTTCAAATCAATGGGAACAGATTTTAAAGTTTCGGTTTGTTACGGCGGTCATGATAAAAAAATTGAAGTCAACAATCTTATTGAAGCTCCGGCAGTATTGATAGGAACGCCCGGCAGAGTAGTTTATCATCTGAGAAATAATAATTTTGATCCGAAAACGATTCAGACTTTGGTTCTGGATGAGTTTGATAAAGCACTGGAATTAGGATTTCATGATGATATGGAATTTATCTGTCAGTCATTAAAAGGTCTTTCACAAAGAATGTTAACTTCTGCAACGGCAATGGATGAAATCCCAGCATTTACCGGACTTAAAAACGAGAAAGTTATTAACTTTTTAAAATTGAACGAGGTAAAACCAGATATTCAGTTAAAAAGAGTAATGACTACATCTGAAGAAAAGCTGGATACTTTATTCAATCTCATCTGTAAAATAGGAAATAAAAGAACCCTGATTTTCTGTAATCACAGGGATGCTGTGGATCGAATTTCAGAGCTTCTGCGCCAAAAAGGTATTGACAGGGAAACATTCCACGGTGGTATGGAACAGGATGAAAGAGAAAGAGCGCTGCTGAAATTCAGAAATGATTCTGCCAGAATTTTAATAACCACCGATCTGGCGGCAAGAGGTTTAGATATTCCTGAAGTTGAGTCAATTGTTCATTATCAACTCCCCCCGAAAGAAGACGCCTTCATCCACCGAAACGGACGTACGGCAAGAATGAATGCCAAAGGTTTTGCCTATCTGATTATGACAGAGGAAGAAAATTTTCCTTTTATTAAAAATGATACTCAAGTAGAAAGTGTTGGGGGATTTGAAAAAGTGCCGGAAAAAACGCCTTTTCAAACTATTTATATCAGTGCCGGAAAAAAAGATAAAGTAAATAAAGTGGATATCGTGGGATATCTTCTGAAAAAAGGAGAGCTACAAAAAGATGATGTCGGCTTAATAGAAGTAAAAGACACGACCTCTTATGTTGCAGTTTCAAGAAATAAAGTCTCTCCTGTTTTACGAAAACTGGCTAATGAAAAACTGAAAGGTAAAAAAGTGAAAATCGAAGTAGCTTATTAA
- a CDS encoding TonB-dependent receptor plug domain-containing protein, with amino-acid sequence MNPNNVINSPDGFTPTFIGDLTDYGATLGYKNKTNNDWNIDMSATFGGNKILYTVGNTFNSSLGASSPINFKPGGFRFNNIVGNIDVTKRFSESVALAFGTEARREEYEIYAGDSASYYQTGAISFPGISEENAGVFSRYNVGVYADAAFDISDATSLNATARFENYSDFGNALVWKVSAKQNIIGKKLIARASASTGFKAPSLQQVYLSTIQNVFANSTIVSEGLFNNVGKEAKAVGIPSLDAEKSLNFTLGFGIQPNKNLSVTIDGYLIKLYDRILLSSRMNDQATILNPLAAIGVSNVTAASFFINGVDTNTLGLDLVANYRNISIASGKMALNLAMNINHSEITENSSKLDDLRLVAPFNRTEEALATTSRPSLKAVFGIDYSIKKWNFSLNNTLFGKATYANSGMPGANLAWDDPAASSQSYLEFSPRVTSDLTINYNINDKNTINLAVMNIFNVIPKWKLMNLPSGTSYDEIYNAVTFNGRYQQSSYDAQHFSIFGTQFMLGYNIKF; translated from the coding sequence GTGAATCCTAACAATGTGATCAATTCACCGGACGGATTTACTCCGACTTTCATTGGTGATTTAACAGACTACGGAGCAACATTAGGATATAAAAATAAAACCAATAATGATTGGAATATAGACATGAGTGCCACTTTTGGAGGCAACAAAATTTTATACACGGTCGGAAATACTTTTAACTCGTCTTTGGGGGCATCAAGCCCGATTAATTTTAAGCCGGGCGGTTTTAGATTTAACAATATCGTAGGAAATATAGATGTTACCAAAAGATTTTCAGAAAGTGTTGCGTTGGCTTTCGGTACAGAAGCAAGAAGGGAAGAGTATGAAATCTACGCTGGGGATTCTGCATCCTATTATCAGACCGGAGCGATCTCTTTTCCGGGCATTTCTGAAGAAAATGCAGGTGTATTTTCAAGATATAATGTAGGGGTATATGCGGATGCCGCTTTTGATATTTCTGATGCTACTTCACTTAATGCTACTGCGCGTTTTGAAAATTATAGCGATTTTGGAAATGCTCTGGTATGGAAAGTAAGTGCCAAGCAGAATATTATAGGAAAAAAACTGATAGCCAGGGCATCGGCATCTACAGGATTCAAGGCTCCATCACTTCAGCAGGTGTATCTTTCCACAATCCAGAATGTTTTTGCTAATAGTACGATTGTATCCGAAGGCTTATTCAATAATGTTGGAAAAGAGGCCAAGGCTGTAGGCATTCCAAGTCTGGATGCTGAAAAATCATTAAATTTCACTTTGGGATTTGGTATTCAGCCTAATAAAAATTTATCTGTTACGATAGATGGTTATCTCATCAAGTTATATGACAGAATCCTTTTGAGTTCCAGAATGAATGATCAGGCGACTATTTTAAATCCATTAGCAGCAATCGGAGTTTCCAATGTTACAGCGGCAAGCTTCTTTATTAATGGTGTTGATACCAATACTTTGGGACTTGATCTTGTAGCGAATTACAGAAATATTAGTATCGCTTCAGGAAAAATGGCTCTTAATCTTGCCATGAATATTAATCATTCTGAAATCACAGAAAACTCCAGCAAATTGGACGATTTACGTCTCGTAGCACCTTTCAACAGGACAGAAGAAGCGCTTGCAACAACATCAAGGCCTTCTTTAAAAGCGGTATTTGGGATAGACTATTCGATTAAAAAATGGAATTTTTCACTCAATAATACACTTTTTGGAAAAGCTACCTATGCAAACAGCGGAATGCCGGGAGCCAACCTTGCATGGGATGATCCTGCCGCGTCTTCACAATCTTATCTGGAGTTCAGCCCAAGAGTGACATCGGACCTTACTATTAATTACAATATTAATGATAAGAATACGATTAATCTAGCTGTTATGAATATATTTAATGTAATTCCTAAGTGGAAATTAATGAACCTCCCTTCAGGAACTTCCTATGATGAAATTTATAATGCAGTGACTTTTAATGGAAGATATCAGCAGTCAAGTTACGACGCACAGCATTTTAGCATTTTCGGAACACAATTCATGCTAGGATATAATATTAAATTTTAG
- a CDS encoding TonB-dependent receptor plug domain-containing protein, with protein sequence MMKTNSIAVAFLLCSVSLLKAQENDSVATRKIDELVMVGTRAAPRSSVATPLPIDNIDASIIKSSGYSPIGQSLQYRIPSFNSTSAAVQDATSLLDPFEIRNMGSSRTLVLVNGKRKNQSSLIFTQNTIGKGETGTDLSAIPSIAIKKIEILRDGASAQYGSDAIAGVINIILKDKIDFTEANANFGLFSKGDGFSQNFNIITGQTFKDGGFVTFSSNIQNNDYAYRNGKVNAYWDAQTFGADQNVVNAYLAKYPDAQNKNAYPKKSNISFLMNSSVFYRNIQAYMLMLHSQ encoded by the coding sequence TTCCGTAAGTTTATTAAAAGCGCAAGAGAATGACTCAGTTGCAACAAGAAAAATAGACGAGCTTGTTATGGTTGGAACCAGAGCTGCACCCAGATCAAGTGTTGCAACACCTTTACCTATTGATAATATTGATGCTTCTATCATTAAATCTTCAGGTTACAGTCCGATAGGGCAATCCCTTCAATACAGGATCCCTTCCTTTAATTCTACAAGTGCAGCAGTACAGGACGCAACATCACTGCTAGACCCTTTTGAAATCAGAAACATGGGATCTTCCAGAACGCTCGTGCTTGTTAATGGGAAAAGAAAAAATCAATCTTCTTTAATTTTTACCCAAAATACCATAGGAAAAGGAGAAACTGGTACTGACCTTTCAGCTATTCCCAGTATTGCTATAAAAAAGATAGAAATACTTCGCGACGGAGCTTCTGCACAATATGGTTCCGATGCAATAGCAGGGGTTATCAATATCATCCTAAAGGATAAAATAGATTTTACCGAAGCTAATGCAAACTTCGGTCTGTTTTCCAAGGGTGACGGATTTTCTCAAAACTTTAACATCATTACCGGACAGACATTCAAGGACGGAGGATTTGTTACATTTTCTTCTAATATTCAAAACAATGACTACGCCTACCGAAACGGAAAGGTAAACGCTTATTGGGATGCGCAAACTTTCGGTGCTGATCAAAATGTTGTAAATGCATACCTTGCAAAATATCCTGATGCGCAAAACAAGAATGCTTATCCTAAAAAAAGTAATATAAGTTTCTTAATGAATTCTTCTGTATTTTATCGGAACATTCAAGCTTATATGCTAATGCTTCACTCGCAGTAA